The Tripterygium wilfordii isolate XIE 37 chromosome 5, ASM1340144v1, whole genome shotgun sequence genome window below encodes:
- the LOC119998640 gene encoding probable LRR receptor-like serine/threonine-protein kinase At3g47570: MAESFLENTELCGELLLKPCSRQNSNTKHILLKYIVPVVAAVLIFVSLLCILRAFKQKNKNSIPSSSDSIQIPEHKMITYHELRRATNDFSEGNMLGIGSYGSVYMGTISDGIVVAVKVLNPKAEGAFKSFDAECKVLQTTRHRNLVKIITSCSNLDFRALIMEYMSNGSLEKWLYSENRNLNLFQRVNIMIDVATTLDYLHYSQSDPIVHCDLKPSNILLDEDMVAHVGDFGIAKILPKAEDAMHTMTLGTIGYVAPEYGSEGRVSVKGDMYSYGIMMLEIVTRKKPTDEMFSGEVSLRQWVSASFPNASLDVVDCV; encoded by the exons ATGGCCGAATCTTTTCTGGAAAATACGGAGCTTTGTGGGGAATTATTACTAAAACCTTGCTCTCGTCAAAATTCCAACACCAAACATATCCTGCTTAAGTACATTGTTCCAGTTGTTGCAGCAGTGTTAATCTTTGTTTCTCTTCTATGCATACTGAGAGCATtcaaacaaaagaataaaaatagtaTTCCAAGTTCTTCGGATTCAATACAAATACCTGAGCACAAAATGATTACATATCATGAACTTCGTCGCGCTACGAATGACTTCTCTGAAGGCAATATGCTTGGAATTGGGAGTTACGGTTCTGTCTATATGGGTACGATTTCAGATGGTATAGTTGTTGCCGTAAAGGTTCTGAATCCAAAAGCGGAGGGTGCATTCAAAAGTTTTGATGCAGAGTGCAAAGTCTTGCAGACAACTCGACATAGGAATCTTGTTAAGATCATCACTTCTTGCTCGAATCTTGATTTTAGAGCTTTGATTATGGAGTATATGTCAAATGGAAGCCTTGAGAAGTGGTTGTACTCCGAAAACCGCAACTTGAATCTCTTTCAACGGGTCAACATTATGATTGATGTGGCAACAACTTTAGATTATCTCCATTATAGTCAATCAGACCCAATCGTACACTGTGACCTAAAGCCCAGCAATATCTTGCTAGATGAAGACATGGTAGCACATGTTGGTGACTTCGGCATTGCGAAAATTCTACCAAAAGCTGAAGATGCAATGCATACCATGACATTAGGCACCATCGGCTATGTTGCACCTG AGTACGGCTCCGAGGGACGTGTTTCTGTAAAGGGCGACATGTACAGCTATGGGATAATGATGCTGGAAATAGTTACTAGGAAGAAACCCACGGATGAAATGTTTAGCGGAGAAGTAAGCTTGAGACAATGGGTTAGCGCATCATTTCCTAATGCATCACTGGATGTTGTTGATTGTGTTTGA
- the LOC119998641 gene encoding LRR receptor-like serine/threonine-protein kinase SIK1, translated as MENSRLGGVLPYSMGNFSDSLQTIYAPQNQINGPIPESIGALRNLNLLDLRDNNLDGTIPPTIGDLQNLQRLHLYSNQIGGSIPEEICNLRNLGEMGLQDNKLTGPIPHCIGSLNHLQELNLSNNSLTASIPASLWTLENIIFMDLANNSLGGNLSSEMKMSRVMEKLDISRNHITGKIPTIFGAFESLSSLDLSNNSLHETIPESLGDLQSLEFLDLSYNNLSGLVPKSLESLNHLKHFNPSYNDLS; from the coding sequence ATGGAGAATAGTCGTCTTGGTGGTGTCCTACCATATTCCATGGGCAATTTTTCAGATTCTTTGCAAACGATTTATGCCCCCCAAAACCAGATAAATGGGCCAATTCCAGAATCAATCGGTGCATTAAGAAACTTGAATTTATTGGATTTAAGAGATAACAACCTCGACGGAACTATTCCACCAACTATTGGCGATTTGCAAAACTTACAAAGGTTGCATCTCTATAGCAACCAGATTGGAGGTTCCATCCCTGAAGAAATTTGTAATCTAAGAAATCTAGGAGAAATGGGACTCCAAGATAACAAGCTTACTGGACCTATTCCACATTGCATTGGATCGCTGAATCATCTTCAAGAGCTAAATCTCAGCAATAACTCCTTGACCGCATCAATTCCTGCAAGTTTGTGGACCCTTGAAAATATCATCTTCATGGATTTAGCAAACAACTCTTTAGGTGGGAACCTATCTTCGGAAATGAAAATGTCGAGGGTTATGGAAAAGTTGGATATTTCTCGGAATCATATCACTggtaaaatcccaactattttCGGAGCCTTTGAAAGCTTAAGTTCGCTTGATCTGTCAAACAACTCATTGCATGAGACTATTCCAGAGTCACTTGGTGACTTACAATCATTAGAGTTCTTAGATCTCTCCTACAATAATCTATCTGGTCTTGTTCCCAAGTCACTCGAGTCACTCAATCATCTCAAACATTTCAATCCATCTTATAATGATTTATCATGA
- the LOC119998642 gene encoding probable leucine-rich repeat receptor-like protein kinase At1g35710, with translation MNRLEGSIPPSLQNCFKLQGVSLSINMLSGGIPEEMGTLKNLQILLVAENNLHGTIPVSIGNMSTLERFSLVDNKFTGLTTLDLSRNKLNGSVPTELGTLQKLQTLYLTRNYLTVQSPLWANTSLFNISSLRVIAIVNNSISGDLPSNMGLWLPNLGRDIFWGQSNRWKYSCLLIKLIEIVSTGHI, from the exons ATGAACCGATTGGAAGGATCGATACCTCCAAGTTTACAAAACTGCTTTAAGCTTCAAGGTGTAAGCCTGTCGATAAACATGTTGAGTGGTGGCATACCAGAGGAGATGGGCACTTTAAAAAACCTTCAAATCCTCCTTGTAGCTGAAAACAATCTCCATGGAACAATCCCAGTTTCCATTGGAAATATGTCTACGTTAGAGAGGTTTTCACTGGTGGATAACAAATTTACAG GATTAACAACGTTGGATCTCTCACGCAACAAATTGAATGGAAGTGTACCAACGGAACTCGGGACTCTGCAGAAGCTCCAGACGCTTTATCTAACAAGAAATTACTTGACTG TACAATCACCTCTCTGGGCCAATACCTCACTCTTCAACATTTCCTCTCTCAGAGTTATCGCAATTGTGAACAATAGCATCTCAGGAGATCTTCCGTCTAATATGGGGCTTTGGCTTCCAAATCTTGGAAGAGATATATTTTGGGGTCAATCGAATCGGTGGAAATATTCCTGCTTACTTATCAAACTCATCGAAATTGTTTCAACTGGACATATCTGA
- the LOC119998353 gene encoding cystathionine beta-lyase, chloroplastic — protein sequence MAASLSLRPAITALYAADLSDGVSKLGSRPGKLEIKYNLTGRQLKFRMNCSIEKETVLSTSAFADNVVDCLNDDAESMVREVKEPSVSTILMNFENKFDPYDAMSVPLYQTATFKQPSATDNGPYDYTRSGNPTRDALESLLAKIEKADRAFCFTSGMAALAAVTHLVREGEEIIAGDDIYGGSDRLLSQVTPRSGVVVKRVNTSDLDDIASAISAQTKLVWLESPTNPRQQISDIRRIVEMAHSCGALVLVDNSIMSPVLSQPLELGADIVMHSATKFIAGHSDVMAGVLAVKGERLAKDLYFLQNAEGSGLAPFDCWLCLRGIKTMALRVEKQQENAQKIAEFLASHPRVKKVNYAGLPGHPGWVLHHSQAKGAGSVLSFLTGSLALSKHIVETTKYFSITVSFGSVKSLISLPCFMSHASIPAAVRESRGLTEDLIRISVGIEDVDDLIADLDYALRTGPL from the exons ATGGCTGCCTCGCTTTCCCTCAGACCGGCCATAACCGCTCTCTACGCCGCCGATCTGAGCGACGGC GTTTCCAAGCTTGGGAGTCGTCCAGGAAAGTTGGAGATCAAGTATAACTTGACGGGAAGGCAGTTGAAGTTCCGGATGAATTGCTCAATAGAGAAAGAGACGGTCTTGAGCACATCGGCTTTTGCTGATAATGTTGTTGATTGCTTAAATG ATGATGCGGAATCGATGGTTAGGGAGGTTAAAGAGCCCAGTGTTTCAACTATATTGATGAATTTCGAGAACAAGTTTGATCCATATGATGCAATGAGTGTACCACTCTACCAAACAGCTACATTTAAGCAG CCTTCAGCGACTGATAATGGCCCCTATGATTATACCAGAAGTGGAAATCCAACACGTGATGCTTTGGAAAG CCTTTTAGCCAAGATTGAAAAGGCAGATCGAGCATTTTGCTTCACAAGTGGAATGGCTGCTTTGGCTGCTGTTACTCATCTTGTTAGAGAAG GTGAGGAAATTATTGCTGGAGACGACATATATGGAGGTTCTGATCGATTGTTGTCACAAGTAACTCCAAGAAGTGGAGTGGTGGTGAA ACGAGTGAATACAAGTGACTTAGACGACATAGCATCTGCAATCAGCGCGCAGACAAAGCTTGTGTGGTTAGAGAGTCCAACAAACCCACGACAGCAAATTTCTGATATTCGT AGAATTGTGGAGATGGCTCATTCATGCGGTGCTCTTGTCTTGGTGGACAACAGTATTATGTCCCCTGTGTTATCACAACCCTTAGAACTTGGTGCAG ACATTGTAATGCACTCAGCCACTAAATTTATTGCGGGACACAGTGATGTCATGGCTGGTGTGCTTGCAGTAAAAGGGGAAAG GCTGGCAAAAGATCTGTATTTCCTGCAAAATGCAGAAGGGTCTGGCTTAGCACCCTTTGACTGTTGGCTCTGCTTACGAGGTATTAAGACCATGGCCTTACGTGTCGAAAAGCAACAG GAGAATGCACAGAAGATAGCAGAGTTTCTTGCTTCACATCCACGAGTGAAGAAAGTTAATTATGCTGGTCTTCCTGGGCATCCTGGATGGGTTTTGCATCATTCTCAG GCGAAGGGTGCGGGATCTGTGCTTAGCTTTTTGACTGGATCATTGGCACTGTCGAAGCATATTGTTGAGACTACCAAGTACTTCAGTATTACTGTCAGTTTTG GTAGTGTGAAGTCACTCATCAGCCTGCCTTGCTTTATGTCTCATGCTTCAATTCCAGCAGCGGTACGAGAATCTAGGGGTCTAACAGAGGATCTTATTCGAATATCAGTGGGAATTGAGGATGTTGATGATCTGATTGCTGATCTAGACTATGCACTAAGAACTGGCCCTCTTTAG
- the LOC119998360 gene encoding tubulin-folding cofactor B produces MASRLQIQGDDSVILRVTHSNLKSFSAEVRFSLQMTVEAVKEKLWKKCGTSMNSMRLELYDDANSKISDLDDHAKPFGFYSPLDGYRIHVIDLDPSSVTSGGWLEDTSLVEKYSISDEAYMKRDGTFRKFKEKLASQNPSAFESKISENYMEELCANIKVGDRCEVEPGEKRGVVKYVGQAESIAPGFWVGIQYDEPLGKNDGMVKGTRYFEAPPLHGAMVRPDKVKVGDYPERDPFEEDDEI; encoded by the exons ATGGCATCTCGCTTGCAGATTCAGGGGGACGACTCGGTAATCTTACGAGTCACTCACTCGAACCTCAAGTCCTTCTCTGCCGAAGTTCGCTTCTCACTTCAG ATGACGGTTGAAGCTGTTAAAGAGAAGCTGTGGAAAAAATGCGGAACCTCGATGAACTCGATGCGCTTAGAGCTGTACGATGACGCCAACAGTAAAATCTCTGATTTGGACGATCATGCTAAACCCTTCGGGTTTTACTCTCCTCTAGATGG GTATCGGATACATGTTATAGATCTTGATCCGTCATCAGTAACCTCTGGTGGCTGGTTGGAGGACACTTCACTGGTTGAAAAGTATTCCATTTCGGATGAAGCCTACATGAAACGTGATG gCACTTTCAGGAAATTCAAAGAAAAGTTGGCATCTCAAAATCCATCAGCTTTTGAGTCCAAA ATATCAGAAAACTATATGGAAGAGCTCTGTGCAAACATCAAG GTCGGAGATAGATGTGAAGTTGAACCTGGGGAGAAAAGAGGGGTCGTCAAGTATGTGGGTCAGGCAGAATCTATTGCACCTGGTTTTTGGGTTGGAATTCAGTATGATGAACCTTTGGGAAAAAATGATGGCAT GGTAAAAGGAACACGTTATTTTGAGGCCCCTCCACTTCATGGCGCAATGGTTAGGCCTGACAAAGTCAAG GTTGGCGACTATCCAGAACGTGACCCCTTTGAGGAGGATGACGAAATATAA
- the LOC119998354 gene encoding uncharacterized protein At5g39865-like, producing the protein MGCSASRPNTLLHHDNLEENPSSSLSLDSAFSSPLPRALSLPTPLVHHPALKKGDTHHLVSLTSTTYGSLLLIDPIKPNLNCQDLRNKAENSTIPDPPVESFSPDSVINTWELMDGLDDELDLEMGPSVNPISFKHDRQIESPAKPISISANVNVSEDRKPLWKHLSEESLLSKLDPNVVSSYRRALSSRQLGYTNSPLKSIKSMESSPICSLSTVSSLYHLPATENKIVVYFTSLRGIRKTYEDCCAVRMIFRGFRVPVEERDISMDSMYRKELQSAVKGKAVSLPQVFIRGKYVGGVEEIRQLNEIGELTKLLEGFPVRDPRFVCESCGDARFLPCQSCNGSRKVFEEDEGKLRRCLDCNENGLIRCPGCCY; encoded by the coding sequence ATGGGCTGCTCTGCTTCAAGACCCAATACTCTCCTCCACCACGATAACCTAGAAGAAAACccatcttcttctttatctCTAGATTCTGCATTTTCTTCACCACTCCCTAGAGCTCTCTCTCTTCCTACTCCTCTGGTTCACCACCCAGCTTTGAAGAAAGGGGACACCCACCACCTTGTTTCTCTCACCTCCACCACCTATGGCTCTCTCCTCCTCATTGACCCCATTAAACCCAATTTGAACTGCCAGGATCTCCGTAACAAGGCAGAAAACTCGACTATCCCAGACCCTCCAGTTGAGTCATTCTCCCCTGACTCGGTCATCAACACCTGGGAGCTGATGGACGGCCTTGATGACGAACTTGATCTCGAAATGGGTCCATCTGTAAATCCCATTTCGTTCAAACATGACCGTCAAATCGAGTCTCCCGCGAAACCCATTTCAATTTCTGCTAATGTCAATGTTTCTGAAGATAGAAAGCCCTTGTGGAAGCATTTATCAGAGGAATCGCTGCTATCAAAGTTAGACCCAAATGTGGTTTCCAGTTACAGGCGTGCATTGTCATCTAGGCAACTGGGTTATACCAACAGccctctcaaaagcataaaatccATGGAGTCTAGTCCCATATGCAGTCTATCAACAGTCAGTAGTTTATATCATCTACCAGCAACAGAGAACAAGATTGTGGTTTATTTTACTAGTTTGAGAGGAATTCGAAAGACTTACGAAGACTGTTGTGCAGTTAGAATGATATTCAGGGGTTTCCGGGTTCCGGTCGAAGAGAGGGATATTTCTATGGATTCCATGTACAGAAAAGAGTTGCAGAGTGCAGTTAAGGGGAAAGCAGTCAGTTTGCCCCAAGTGTTTATCAGGGGAAAGTACGTTGGGGGTGTGGAGGAGATCAGGCAGCTCAATGAGATTGGTGAATTGACAAAGCTTTTGGAGGGATTTCCTGTAAGGGATCCTAGGTTTGTTTGTGAGAGCTGTGGGGATGCGAGGTTCTTGCCATGCCAAAGCTGTAATGGCAGTAGAAAGGTGTTTGAGGAAGATGAGGGGAAGTTGAGAAGGTGTTTGGATTGTAATGAGAATGGTTTGATTCGTTGCCCTGGTTGCTGCTACTAA
- the LOC119998359 gene encoding DNA-directed RNA polymerase V subunit 5A-like, with the protein MEPGNTVGEREGEMDLEEFVREEEEVAGTETHRPCLSSYVDEGSKESHRYYLARRTVMEMLKDRRFAVPIEQIQLTLQEFRAIYGQIPNLDLLNVSFSHISNPSKKIKVIFSGPGVVKVHMIRNLAGQLGDHNSYCGMILIIENRITNPALKALDLFSFKVEIFQITDLLVNITKHVLKPKHRILSKEEKRNLLKNHNIEEKQLPRMLKTDAIARYYGLQRGQVVKVIYNTGITKSHVTYRCVW; encoded by the exons ATGGAACCAGGCAATACTGTGggggaaagagagggagagatggaTCTGGAAGAATTtgtgagagaagaagaagaagttgccGGTACAGAAACACACAGGCCTTGCCTGAGCAGCTATGTGGACGAAGGTAGCAAGGAGAGTCACAGATACTATCTGGCACGGAGGACAGTGATGGAGATGTTGAAAGATAGACGCTTTGCGGTTCCAATTGAGCAGATTCAGCTCACTCTCCAAGAGTTTCGAGCCATTTACGGCCAGATCCCTAATCTCGATCTTCTCAACGTCTCGTTCTCTCACATATCTAATCCCTCTAAGAAG ATTAAGGTCATTTTCAGTGGCCCTGGTGTGGTTAAAGTTCACATGATCCGCAATCTTGCAGGTCAGCTTGGTGACCACAACAGCTATTGTGGGATGATATTGATTATAGAAAATCGAATAACCAATCCGGCCCTGAAAGCTTTGGATCTCTTCTCATTTAAAGTTGAGATATTCCAG ATCACCGACTTGCTGGTGAACATCACAAAGCATGTGTTGAAGCCAAAGCATCGGATTCTGAGCAAGGAAGAAAAACGAAACCTCTTAAAGAACCACAATATTGAAGAAAAGCAG CTTCCTCGGATGTTGAAGACCGATGCAATAGCGCGATATTATGGACTCCAGAGGGGGCAGGTGGTGAAAGTTATATACAACACTGGAATCACCAAGTCTCATGTTACTTACCGGTGTGTCTGGTAA